A stretch of the Candidatus Polarisedimenticolaceae bacterium genome encodes the following:
- the mrdA gene encoding penicillin-binding protein 2, translated as MDYRERWELKEYQSEQRLGRRAHLLHAAIIVVLAGFLGMFWYLQIVRGADYELLAENNRLRRIAMPPTRGVVFDRHDEVLASTRPALNLVLVREGLQDADGQLRRLESVLGIPYEGLKERLTAMHRRPTFEPLVIKEDVQLAEIAKVEARREWFPSVEVEETALRDYPDGTAIAHAVGYVGEVNESQLARVTDGSIQQGDIVGKSGIERQYDDVLRGRRGWKLVTVNSLGRPFGPSQPGRIPEDGAPLKLTIDKALQRTLVEALADEVGSGIFMDPNTGAVLALASTPGYDPNVFTAPVSRTTWMSLINDPRRPLNDRAISSFYAPGSTFKVLMTVAGLESGAITPSTTVDCGGSVVIYGRPFLCWKKGGHGVVDVHRALVQSCNVFYYLLGKKMGIDTITKYAKMFNIGEITGIDIPGETRGNPPSVEWKQKTRKEPWYPGDTISVSIGQGLLAVTPIQMATMISAVANGGSLVKPHLARDAAVDPVRLPVSAETLAIIHDALMDVVEEGTATKAQLGPIHVAGKTGTAQVFKKSAGIDADKLPKDEKDHAWFVGYAPAEKPEIAFAIVIEHGGHGGTTAAPVAKKVLETFFADRLPQKPSPEEKPSSQLQAHLAAHPEGSGAPPATAR; from the coding sequence GTGGATTACAGGGAGCGCTGGGAGCTGAAGGAGTACCAGAGCGAGCAGCGGCTCGGCCGCCGCGCGCATCTGCTCCACGCCGCCATCATCGTCGTCCTCGCGGGTTTTCTCGGCATGTTCTGGTACCTGCAGATCGTGAGAGGAGCCGATTACGAGCTCCTCGCCGAGAACAATCGCCTCCGCCGCATCGCGATGCCTCCGACGCGCGGCGTGGTCTTCGACCGGCACGACGAGGTCCTCGCCTCGACGCGGCCCGCGCTCAACCTGGTCCTCGTCCGTGAAGGCCTGCAAGACGCCGACGGTCAGCTCCGGCGTCTCGAGTCGGTGCTCGGGATCCCGTACGAGGGGCTGAAGGAGCGGCTCACCGCGATGCACCGGCGTCCGACGTTCGAGCCGCTCGTCATCAAGGAAGACGTGCAGCTCGCCGAGATCGCGAAGGTCGAGGCGCGGCGCGAGTGGTTCCCGTCGGTCGAGGTCGAGGAGACGGCGCTGCGCGACTACCCGGACGGCACCGCGATCGCGCACGCCGTCGGCTACGTCGGCGAGGTCAACGAGTCCCAGCTCGCGAGGGTCACCGACGGCTCGATCCAGCAGGGGGACATCGTCGGGAAATCGGGGATCGAGCGCCAGTACGACGACGTCCTCCGGGGCCGCCGCGGCTGGAAGCTCGTGACCGTCAACAGTCTCGGGCGCCCCTTCGGACCGTCGCAGCCCGGGCGGATCCCCGAGGACGGGGCGCCGCTCAAGCTCACGATCGACAAGGCGCTCCAGCGCACCCTCGTCGAGGCGCTCGCGGACGAGGTCGGCTCGGGGATCTTCATGGATCCGAACACCGGCGCCGTGCTCGCGCTCGCCTCGACCCCCGGGTACGACCCGAACGTCTTCACGGCGCCCGTGTCGCGCACGACGTGGATGTCGCTCATCAACGACCCGCGCCGACCTTTGAACGACCGGGCGATCTCGTCGTTCTATGCCCCGGGCTCGACGTTCAAGGTGCTCATGACGGTCGCGGGTCTCGAGTCGGGCGCGATCACCCCGTCGACCACGGTGGACTGCGGCGGATCGGTCGTCATCTACGGGCGGCCGTTTCTCTGCTGGAAGAAGGGCGGCCACGGCGTCGTCGACGTCCACCGGGCGCTCGTGCAGTCGTGCAACGTCTTCTACTACCTCCTCGGCAAGAAGATGGGGATCGACACGATCACGAAGTACGCGAAGATGTTCAACATCGGCGAGATCACCGGAATCGACATTCCCGGCGAGACGCGCGGGAACCCGCCGTCGGTCGAGTGGAAGCAGAAGACGCGCAAGGAGCCGTGGTACCCCGGCGACACGATCTCCGTCTCGATCGGACAGGGCCTCCTCGCGGTGACGCCGATCCAGATGGCGACGATGATCTCCGCCGTCGCCAACGGCGGGAGCCTCGTCAAGCCGCATCTCGCGCGCGACGCCGCCGTCGACCCGGTCAGGCTGCCGGTCTCCGCCGAGACCCTCGCCATCATCCACGACGCGTTGATGGACGTCGTCGAGGAGGGGACGGCAACGAAGGCGCAGCTCGGGCCGATCCACGTGGCCGGAAAGACCGGCACCGCGCAGGTCTTCAAGAAGTCCGCGGGGATCGACGCCGACAAGCTTCCCAAGGACGAGAAGGACCACGCCTGGTTCGTCGGCTACGCGCCGGCCGAGAAGCCCGAGATCGCCTTCGCGATCGTCATCGAGCACGGCGGCCACGGCGGCACCACCGCGGCGCCCGTCGCGAAGAAGGTGCTCGAGACCTTCTTCGCCGACCGGTTGCCGCAAAAGCCGTCGCCCGAGGAGAAGCCCAGCTCCCAGCTCCAAGCGCATCTCGCCGCGCACCCGGAGGGCAGCGGTGCTCCGCCGGCGACTGCTCGATAG
- the mreD gene encoding rod shape-determining protein MreD, with product MIVLWALLGIGLSLGAQLALGSIAPAATRYVDLMMLPLAAYALRTSQRSSMTVGCVSGLLQDYWTEPRLLGINGLIKTILGWALGGLGARFDLNNFAGRLAAGASINLLDEGLQAGIRRLFGESLAPVHPVTLAVRALAGGLLTAFVLAIVGKMGRARSAARPARRKA from the coding sequence ATGATCGTCCTCTGGGCTCTCCTCGGCATTGGCCTCTCGCTCGGCGCCCAGCTGGCGCTCGGGAGCATCGCTCCGGCCGCGACCCGTTACGTCGATCTCATGATGCTGCCGCTCGCGGCGTATGCGCTCAGGACCTCCCAGCGATCGTCGATGACGGTCGGGTGCGTGTCCGGCCTCCTCCAGGATTACTGGACGGAGCCGCGCCTCCTCGGGATCAACGGGCTCATCAAGACGATCCTCGGATGGGCGCTCGGTGGGCTGGGTGCACGTTTTGATCTGAATAATTTCGCCGGCCGCCTGGCCGCCGGGGCTTCGATCAACCTCCTCGACGAAGGACTTCAAGCCGGAATCCGCCGCCTTTTCGGCGAGTCGCTGGCGCCGGTTCACCCGGTCACCCTGGCGGTTCGCGCGTTGGCAGGGGGCTTGCTGACTGCCTTCGTTCTGGCGATCGTAGGGAAGATGGGACGGGCACGCAGCGCGGCGCGCCCGGCGCGCCGGAAGGCATGA
- the mreC gene encoding rod shape-determining protein MreC has translation MAAVSPVRANALLLGVMGFAQLLLMAASVRQSVVAGAVSGATGSAGRPAVAAERSLSGTLVAVVHFFGDLNSEEIANAALKREVTRLSGELTHGRAQAEENERLRRLLGMKDDLVPKSIGASVVTAQIGGQSRVIVIDRGSTAGVRPDMAVVAWGGAVGRVVSVDREYARVRLLSDPSSGVSGIVARSRAEGIVAGRGGDALEMLYVPKYADVLVGDRVVTSGLDGVFPRGLGIGRITVVGDPIGASKSIRLEPEVADRAVEEVLVLTEPTGTRLLTADGTEAKP, from the coding sequence ATGGCCGCCGTTTCTCCCGTCCGCGCCAACGCGTTGCTCCTGGGCGTCATGGGGTTTGCACAGCTCCTCCTCATGGCGGCGAGCGTCCGTCAAAGCGTCGTCGCCGGCGCCGTCTCCGGCGCCACCGGGAGCGCCGGCCGCCCGGCCGTCGCCGCCGAGCGCTCCCTCTCGGGCACGCTCGTCGCCGTCGTGCATTTCTTCGGGGACCTCAACTCCGAGGAGATCGCGAACGCCGCGCTCAAGCGCGAGGTCACGCGCCTCTCGGGCGAGCTGACCCACGGGCGCGCCCAGGCGGAGGAGAACGAGCGCTTGAGGCGCCTGCTCGGCATGAAAGACGACCTCGTGCCGAAGTCGATCGGCGCCTCGGTCGTCACCGCTCAGATCGGCGGTCAGTCGCGGGTGATCGTCATCGACCGCGGAAGCACGGCCGGCGTGCGTCCCGACATGGCGGTCGTCGCGTGGGGCGGGGCGGTCGGCCGCGTCGTCAGCGTCGATCGCGAGTACGCACGCGTACGCCTGCTGTCCGATCCCAGCAGCGGTGTCTCGGGAATCGTCGCGCGAAGCCGCGCGGAAGGCATCGTGGCGGGACGCGGAGGCGATGCGCTCGAGATGCTCTACGTCCCGAAGTACGCCGACGTCCTCGTCGGGGATCGCGTCGTGACGTCGGGGCTCGACGGAGTCTTCCCGCGCGGCCTCGGGATCGGCCGCATCACGGTCGTCGGCGATCCGATCGGCGCGAGCAAGTCGATCCGGCTGGAGCCCGAGGTCGCCGACCGGGCCGTCGAGGAAGTGCTCGTCCTCACGGAGCCGACGGGCACGCGCCTGCTCACCGCGGACGGGACCGAAGCCAAGCCATGA
- a CDS encoding rod shape-determining protein, producing MAWSPSSFLSMFSNDLAIDLGTANSLVYSKGRGIVVSEPSIVAVNQKTGRVEAVGKEAKEMLGRTPGNIIAIRPMKDGVIADFEHTERMLSYFIEKAHNRKFGVRPRIVIGVPSEITQVEKRAVRDSAMRAKATEVYLVEQAMMAAIGAGLPITEPTGNMVLDIGGGTSDVAVISMAGIVYSRSVRVAGNEMDEAIIQYIKRKYNLLIGERTAEEVKIKLGSAFPLDEELTLEIKGRDLVEGVPKTIVVSDEEIREALAETVATIIEAVRVALEQTPPELSADIVDRGIVLTGGGALLKNLDKRLREETGLPVSIADDPLTSVVMGTGKMLTDFDLLRRVALD from the coding sequence ATGGCTTGGTCCCCGTCGTCCTTCTTGTCGATGTTCTCGAACGACCTCGCGATCGATCTCGGCACGGCGAACTCGCTCGTCTACTCCAAGGGGCGGGGGATCGTCGTCAGCGAGCCTTCGATCGTCGCGGTCAACCAGAAGACGGGACGCGTGGAAGCGGTCGGCAAGGAAGCGAAGGAGATGCTCGGGCGCACACCCGGGAACATCATCGCGATCCGGCCGATGAAGGACGGCGTGATCGCCGACTTCGAGCACACCGAGCGGATGCTCTCTTACTTCATCGAGAAGGCGCACAACCGGAAGTTCGGCGTGCGGCCGCGCATCGTCATCGGCGTCCCGAGCGAGATCACACAGGTCGAGAAGCGCGCCGTTCGCGACTCCGCGATGCGCGCGAAGGCGACCGAGGTCTACCTCGTCGAGCAGGCGATGATGGCGGCGATCGGGGCGGGGCTGCCGATCACGGAGCCGACCGGCAACATGGTGCTCGACATCGGCGGAGGCACGTCCGACGTCGCCGTCATCTCGATGGCGGGGATCGTCTACTCGCGCTCGGTCCGCGTCGCGGGCAACGAGATGGACGAGGCGATCATCCAGTACATCAAGCGCAAGTACAACCTCCTCATCGGCGAACGCACCGCCGAGGAGGTCAAGATCAAGCTCGGCTCCGCGTTCCCGCTCGACGAGGAGCTGACCCTCGAGATCAAGGGGCGCGACCTCGTCGAGGGCGTGCCGAAGACGATCGTCGTCTCCGACGAGGAGATCCGCGAAGCGCTCGCGGAGACGGTCGCCACGATCATCGAAGCGGTGCGGGTCGCGCTCGAGCAGACTCCGCCCGAGCTCTCCGCGGACATCGTCGACCGGGGCATCGTGCTCACCGGGGGCGGCGCGCTCCTGAAGAATCTCGACAAACGCCTGCGCGAGGAGACGGGGCTCCCGGTCTCGATCGCCGACGACCCGCTCACGTCGGTCGTCATGGGCACGGGAAAGATGCTCACCGACTTCGATCTCCTCAGGCGGGTCGCGCTCGACTAG
- a CDS encoding FecR domain-containing protein has translation MPPRAPKTNVLLDWFTVSYRTVVVFVLLAVGLLGLGVWYLFFYAPGKPRQEAQDAISRAVERLAEASRYTSNERVDEAVASARSALGEGRDAFGRHQYTDAQVAAIRSENFSQKAIDMARGEGTTAREVRILREEGDVRVKRAGEFDWQPLDRKSLLRVGDQVKTSSNGSVQLIYFDGAQTQIDPGSLLEIREIHEDPATKVRRVSEKLNWGEIQSTTQKRNVDGSFHEVATDKVSARAEDAVEFRLASDKETKAAAIDVFEGRVQVAAGGRKENVEGGERLRADPSGQLQAKEVLPGAPRLLSPSDQKVFVEEDPAKASTSMSWERVPGAKAYHLMIADRMLFADVRYEADREDTNVVLQGVPAGEYYWKVAAISPSSIRGPFSEVRRFRVTSQKITDKNDTTPPDLEITENVQTGPMLILNGRTEPGALLWVDNEKVEVTDDGTFYAVIRLRKEGVNEVVLMAQDAAGNVRKITHKAYVDPY, from the coding sequence ATGCCGCCGCGCGCGCCGAAGACCAACGTGCTCCTCGACTGGTTCACGGTGAGCTACCGCACGGTCGTGGTCTTCGTGCTCCTCGCCGTCGGACTGCTCGGGCTCGGGGTCTGGTACCTGTTCTTCTACGCCCCCGGAAAACCGCGCCAGGAGGCCCAGGACGCGATCTCCCGCGCCGTGGAACGGCTCGCCGAGGCCTCGAGGTACACGTCGAACGAACGGGTCGACGAGGCGGTGGCGAGCGCGCGCTCGGCGCTTGGTGAGGGGCGGGACGCCTTCGGGCGCCACCAGTACACGGACGCCCAGGTCGCGGCGATCCGATCGGAGAATTTCTCGCAGAAAGCGATCGACATGGCCCGAGGCGAGGGGACGACGGCCCGGGAGGTCCGCATCCTCCGCGAGGAGGGCGACGTCCGGGTCAAGCGCGCGGGAGAGTTCGATTGGCAGCCGCTCGATCGCAAGTCGCTCCTCCGCGTCGGCGACCAGGTGAAGACCTCGTCGAACGGCTCGGTCCAGCTCATCTACTTCGACGGCGCCCAGACGCAGATCGACCCGGGCTCGCTCCTCGAGATCCGCGAGATCCACGAAGACCCCGCGACCAAGGTCCGGCGCGTGAGCGAGAAGCTGAACTGGGGCGAGATCCAGTCGACGACCCAGAAGCGCAACGTCGACGGCTCGTTCCACGAGGTCGCGACCGACAAGGTCTCCGCGCGCGCGGAGGACGCGGTGGAGTTCCGCTTGGCCTCCGACAAGGAGACGAAGGCGGCTGCGATCGACGTGTTCGAGGGGCGCGTCCAGGTCGCCGCGGGTGGCCGGAAGGAGAACGTCGAGGGCGGCGAGCGCCTGCGCGCCGATCCGTCGGGCCAGCTCCAGGCGAAGGAAGTCCTGCCGGGAGCGCCGCGCCTGCTGTCGCCGTCGGACCAGAAGGTGTTCGTCGAAGAAGATCCGGCCAAGGCCTCGACGTCGATGTCGTGGGAGCGCGTTCCTGGAGCCAAGGCGTACCACCTGATGATCGCCGACCGGATGCTCTTCGCCGACGTCCGCTACGAGGCCGATCGCGAGGACACCAACGTCGTGCTGCAGGGAGTCCCTGCGGGGGAGTACTACTGGAAGGTCGCCGCGATCTCGCCCTCGTCGATCCGTGGACCCTTCAGCGAGGTGCGGCGGTTCCGTGTCACGTCGCAGAAGATCACCGACAAGAACGACACGACGCCGCCCGACCTCGAGATCACGGAGAACGTCCAGACGGGCCCGATGCTGATCCTGAACGGGCGGACGGAGCCCGGGGCGCTCCTCTGGGTCGACAACGAGAAGGTCGAGGTCACCGACGACGGCACGTTCTACGCCGTCATCCGCCTCCGGAAGGAAGGGGTCAACGAGGTGGTGCTCATGGCCCAGGACGCCGCCGGAAACGTCAGGAAGATCACGCATAAGGCCTACGTCGATCCCTATTGA
- a CDS encoding peptidyl-prolyl cis-trans isomerase, which produces MLNVMRDNLRHLKWVLGAVALSMLFYLGAYFDPRSYNKGAAGDWAAKVDGKEITRDEFLVVARRQDENYRRMAGAQYEQIKKSLQIGSQAIQGLIDKRIVIADADKLGLRATREEISRAILEDPSFKDPQGNFIGKDRYTDIVGANFEGGVEAFERSIGETLLVRKWADVMASGAQVSDEELKRAWTSRNVRAGADYVYVPASAVTFETKVTPAETTAWYEAHRDDYKRPEGRKLRLLVIDRQTLVAKTNVKDADVKADYDQHAADYTRPEQRHARHILLKVPPGAAPADKESIRTLAGSILTRVKNGEDFAALAKSMSQDPVSGQNGGDLGWFGHGAMVKAFDDAVFATSPGQFAPVVETEFGFHVIQVLEERPAGTTPFDEVKDSIRKRLELQKAQDLAVAEADKLRSELKSPADFDAVAAKADLKVEGRTLSADDHPADLGPTPEFSSGIAALQPNQVSNPLPIARGFAIAGCTEIVPPSVRSQSEVLDRIANDILNDRGKTAALAAARKILAASSLDAGAKAQKLEMKKSGDLTSGALLPSVGRSAELDAALFGPASHVGSRGVAATPGGAVVYEITRHDVFDPAKFESEKPTLRDELLQQQRNQMTQGFIEMLRQEHVIEINQPLVDSVNG; this is translated from the coding sequence ATGCTCAACGTGATGCGCGACAACCTCAGGCACCTGAAATGGGTGCTCGGCGCGGTCGCCCTGTCGATGCTCTTCTACCTCGGCGCCTACTTCGACCCGCGTTCCTACAACAAGGGAGCGGCCGGCGACTGGGCCGCGAAGGTGGACGGCAAGGAGATCACGCGTGACGAGTTCCTCGTCGTGGCGCGGCGCCAGGACGAGAACTACCGCCGGATGGCCGGGGCGCAATACGAGCAGATCAAGAAGAGCCTTCAGATCGGCAGCCAGGCGATCCAGGGGCTCATCGACAAGCGCATCGTGATCGCCGACGCGGACAAGCTCGGACTGCGCGCCACGCGCGAGGAGATCTCGCGCGCGATCCTCGAGGATCCGAGCTTCAAGGATCCTCAGGGGAACTTCATCGGGAAGGACCGATACACCGACATCGTCGGCGCTAACTTCGAGGGCGGCGTCGAGGCGTTCGAGCGCAGCATCGGCGAGACCCTCCTCGTGCGCAAATGGGCCGACGTCATGGCGTCGGGCGCCCAGGTGTCCGACGAGGAGCTGAAGCGCGCGTGGACCTCGCGTAACGTCCGCGCCGGCGCGGATTACGTCTACGTGCCGGCGTCGGCCGTGACGTTCGAGACCAAGGTGACGCCCGCCGAGACGACGGCCTGGTACGAGGCGCACCGCGACGACTACAAGCGGCCCGAGGGGCGGAAGCTGCGCCTCCTCGTCATCGACCGGCAGACGCTCGTCGCGAAGACGAACGTGAAGGACGCCGACGTCAAGGCGGACTACGATCAGCACGCCGCCGACTACACCCGCCCGGAGCAGCGGCACGCGCGCCACATCCTGCTGAAGGTGCCGCCCGGCGCGGCCCCCGCCGACAAGGAGTCGATCCGCACGCTCGCGGGCTCGATCCTGACGCGCGTCAAGAACGGCGAGGACTTCGCCGCGCTCGCCAAGTCGATGTCCCAGGACCCGGTCTCGGGCCAGAACGGCGGCGATCTCGGCTGGTTCGGCCACGGGGCGATGGTCAAGGCGTTCGACGACGCGGTGTTCGCGACGAGCCCGGGCCAGTTCGCTCCGGTCGTCGAGACCGAGTTCGGCTTCCACGTGATCCAGGTGCTCGAGGAGCGGCCGGCGGGGACGACACCCTTCGACGAGGTCAAGGACTCGATCCGCAAGCGTCTCGAGCTGCAGAAGGCGCAAGACCTCGCCGTCGCCGAGGCCGACAAGCTGCGCTCCGAGCTCAAGTCCCCCGCCGATTTCGACGCGGTGGCCGCGAAAGCGGACCTGAAGGTCGAGGGACGGACCCTCTCCGCCGACGACCACCCCGCCGATCTCGGGCCGACGCCGGAGTTTTCGAGCGGGATCGCCGCGCTCCAGCCGAATCAGGTCTCGAACCCGCTCCCGATCGCGCGCGGGTTCGCGATCGCCGGGTGCACCGAGATCGTGCCTCCCTCGGTCCGCTCGCAGTCCGAGGTCCTGGACCGCATCGCGAATGACATCCTCAACGACCGGGGGAAGACCGCCGCGCTCGCCGCCGCCCGGAAGATCCTCGCCGCCTCCTCGCTCGATGCCGGCGCCAAGGCGCAGAAGCTCGAGATGAAGAAGTCCGGCGACCTGACGAGCGGCGCGCTGCTGCCGTCGGTCGGCCGGTCGGCGGAGCTCGATGCGGCGCTCTTCGGTCCGGCCTCGCACGTCGGAAGCCGCGGCGTCGCCGCGACGCCCGGCGGGGCCGTGGTCTACGAGATCACGAGGCACGACGTCTTCGACCCGGCGAAGTTCGAGTCGGAGAAGCCGACGCTCCGGGACGAGCTGCTGCAGCAGCAGCGGAACCAGATGACCCAGGGCTTCATCGAGATGCTCCGGCAGGAGCACGTCATTGAAATCAATCAGCCGCTCGTCGATTCGGTGAACGGCTGA
- a CDS encoding response regulator translates to MAGERILIVDDEAEIVELLRDVLTAEGYTVDSAPTAEAALKLIRENIYDLALLDFNLPDMDGVMLHREIRQMDAELAGRAIFMSGFLQSDANLGYYMSQSGGFLAKPFDIRDVLTQVRASLGDVR, encoded by the coding sequence ATGGCAGGCGAGAGAATTCTCATCGTCGACGACGAGGCCGAGATCGTCGAGCTGCTGCGGGACGTGTTGACGGCCGAGGGCTACACGGTCGACTCTGCGCCGACGGCGGAGGCCGCCCTCAAGCTCATCCGCGAGAACATCTACGACCTCGCCCTTCTCGACTTCAATCTGCCCGACATGGACGGCGTGATGCTCCACCGCGAGATCCGCCAGATGGACGCCGAGCTCGCGGGGCGCGCGATCTTCATGTCGGGGTTCCTGCAATCAGACGCGAACCTCGGATACTACATGTCGCAGAGCGGCGGCTTCCTCGCGAAGCCGTTCGACATCCGCGACGTGCTCACGCAGGTCCGGGCGTCGCTGGGTGACGTTCGGTAA
- a CDS encoding zinc-binding dehydrogenase, translating into MIREHGGPEALRFEERPVPEPGPGEVRVRVRAVGLNHLDVWVRKGVPGHVFPLPIVPGCDVAGVVDALGPGAAGCSVGDEVVLAPGVSCGVCLACREGTEPLCRSYGILGETRDGGLQELIVVGDRGVLRRPAGLDLVQSAAVPLTFLTAWHMLVARAAVRPGEQVLVHAAGSGVSAAAIQIARFLGARVLATAGSEAKRARAMELGAEEAVDYHGAAFVDAVRRWTGKRGVDVIVDHVGAETFDRSVRCLTKGGRYVTCGATSGYEMKTDFRFIYFKSLSILGSTMGSTHELMRVLDHLGAGRLHAVVDTVLPWEQVAEAHRRLESREVFGKIVLVVGDPV; encoded by the coding sequence GTGATCCGCGAGCACGGAGGGCCCGAGGCGCTCCGCTTCGAAGAGCGCCCGGTCCCCGAGCCGGGACCCGGCGAGGTTCGCGTCCGCGTCCGCGCGGTCGGGCTCAATCATCTCGACGTCTGGGTGCGAAAAGGAGTGCCCGGGCACGTCTTCCCGCTGCCGATCGTCCCCGGGTGCGACGTCGCGGGCGTCGTCGATGCGCTCGGCCCCGGTGCTGCAGGATGCTCCGTCGGCGACGAGGTGGTGCTCGCGCCCGGTGTCTCATGCGGGGTCTGTCTTGCGTGCCGCGAGGGGACGGAGCCTCTCTGCCGCTCCTACGGCATCCTCGGCGAGACCCGCGACGGGGGCCTTCAAGAGCTCATCGTCGTCGGTGACCGAGGTGTCCTCCGCCGGCCCGCCGGCCTCGATCTCGTGCAGTCCGCGGCGGTCCCGCTCACCTTCCTCACCGCGTGGCACATGCTCGTCGCCCGCGCCGCCGTGAGGCCGGGGGAGCAGGTCCTCGTCCACGCGGCCGGGTCGGGCGTCTCCGCGGCGGCGATCCAGATCGCGCGGTTCCTCGGCGCGCGCGTGCTCGCGACGGCGGGGAGCGAGGCCAAGAGGGCGCGCGCGATGGAGCTGGGTGCGGAAGAGGCGGTCGACTATCACGGCGCGGCGTTCGTCGACGCGGTCCGCCGCTGGACCGGCAAGCGCGGCGTCGACGTCATCGTCGATCACGTGGGGGCCGAGACGTTCGACCGCTCGGTGCGATGCCTGACGAAGGGCGGGCGCTACGTCACCTGCGGCGCGACCTCCGGCTACGAGATGAAGACCGATTTCAGATTCATCTATTTCAAGAGCCTCTCCATCCTCGGCTCGACGATGGGCTCGACCCACGAGCTGATGCGCGTGCTCGATCACCTCGGCGCGGGCCGCTTGCACGCCGTCGTCGATACGGTGCTTCCCTGGGAGCAGGTCGCCGAGGCGCATCGGCGCCTCGAGTCGCGCGAGGTGTTCGGGAAGATCGTGCTCGTCGTCGGCGATCCGGTGTAA
- a CDS encoding aldehyde dehydrogenase family protein, whose protein sequence is MDTTTEIAPGRLLIDGAWADAKSGATFTTVNPADESVIATVAEAGPEDVDVAVAAARKALAGPWAKMTAADRGKILWRMGDLIQERLSSLGLLETLDTGKTLFDSAKIELPMAAQIFQFYAGAATKLGGRTLASRSDTFAFTLKEPVGVVAAIVPWNFPFLLASWKVAPALAAGCTVILKPASQTPLSALEMGRIGLDAGLPPGVFQVLPGSGRGCGTALVKHAGVDKVAFTGSTEVGKSVLRDAAGTLKRVSVELGGKSPNIVFADADIEAALRGAFTGIFYNKGEVCAAGSRLFVERGIHEKFVADLAARADAVVLGDPRDKATRMGPVVSKAQMDTVLGYVESGTAEGAHVAAGGRRASEINNGKGYFVRPTVFDAVTSEMTIAREEIFGPVLAVLPFDDAADAVRQANATTYGLAAGVWTRDLAKAHRVARAIQAGTVWVNAYNLYDPALPFGGFKQSGFGRELGIEALDGYLETKSVWIDIGR, encoded by the coding sequence ATGGATACCACGACCGAGATCGCCCCCGGCCGCCTCCTGATCGACGGGGCGTGGGCCGATGCGAAGAGCGGGGCGACGTTCACGACCGTGAACCCGGCGGACGAGTCGGTGATCGCGACGGTCGCCGAGGCCGGGCCCGAGGACGTCGACGTTGCGGTCGCCGCGGCGCGGAAGGCGCTTGCCGGACCGTGGGCGAAGATGACCGCGGCCGACCGGGGCAAGATCCTCTGGCGGATGGGGGACCTCATCCAGGAACGCCTGTCGTCCCTCGGTCTCCTCGAGACGCTCGATACCGGCAAGACACTCTTCGACTCCGCGAAGATCGAGCTGCCGATGGCGGCGCAGATCTTCCAGTTCTACGCGGGAGCGGCCACGAAGCTCGGAGGACGCACCCTCGCGAGCCGCTCCGACACCTTCGCGTTCACCTTGAAGGAGCCGGTCGGGGTCGTCGCGGCGATCGTCCCCTGGAACTTCCCGTTCCTCCTCGCGTCATGGAAGGTCGCGCCGGCGCTCGCCGCGGGGTGCACCGTCATCCTCAAGCCGGCGAGCCAGACGCCGCTCTCCGCGCTCGAGATGGGACGGATCGGACTCGACGCGGGACTGCCGCCGGGCGTCTTCCAGGTGCTCCCCGGTTCCGGACGCGGGTGCGGCACGGCGCTCGTCAAGCATGCGGGCGTCGACAAGGTCGCGTTCACCGGCAGCACGGAGGTCGGAAAGAGCGTGCTGCGGGATGCGGCGGGAACGTTGAAGCGCGTGTCGGTCGAGCTGGGCGGGAAGTCGCCCAACATCGTGTTCGCCGACGCCGACATCGAGGCGGCGCTCCGGGGCGCGTTCACCGGCATCTTCTACAACAAGGGCGAGGTGTGCGCCGCCGGCTCGCGCCTCTTCGTCGAGCGCGGCATTCACGAGAAGTTCGTGGCCGACCTCGCCGCGCGCGCCGACGCGGTGGTGCTCGGCGATCCGCGGGACAAGGCGACGCGCATGGGGCCCGTCGTCTCGAAGGCGCAGATGGACACCGTGCTCGGGTACGTGGAATCCGGCACCGCCGAAGGCGCGCACGTCGCGGCCGGCGGCCGCCGCGCCTCCGAGATCAACAACGGCAAGGGGTATTTCGTCCGTCCGACCGTCTTCGACGCCGTGACGTCCGAGATGACGATCGCGCGCGAGGAGATCTTCGGCCCCGTGCTCGCCGTGCTTCCGTTCGACGACGCCGCCGATGCGGTCCGCCAGGCGAACGCGACGACCTACGGCCTCGCGGCCGGCGTCTGGACGCGCGATCTGGCGAAGGCGCACCGTGTGGCGCGCGCCATCCAGGCGGGAACGGTCTGGGTGAACGCCTACAACCTCTACGACCCCGCGCTGCCGTTCGGCGGCTTCAAGCAGAGCGGCTTCGGGCGCGAGCTCGGCATCGAGGCGCTCGACGGCTACCTCGAGACGAAGAGCGTCTGGATCGACATCGGCCGCTGA